The nucleotide sequence TGATTCAGTTTATTCAATCCATTACGTTTATTATTTTCCTTTGGGGGTATATCGTTCTTTTCCGTGTCCAACTTTTTGATAACCATTGCCAATTTTCGGACATTGAATGATGGCCTCAACTAAAAAACTGACAGCATCAAATAGTTTTTCAGAAAGCTTGCAGTTGTATTCATCATTTTCCAAATAGTAGAGTAGAGGATTTCTGTTTAGTTTTTATAAACTCCCTATTTACAGTAGTTCCTGGATGCTAAAGTATAATATCGTGTTCCAGAACGTGTTTAGGGGTCAATCCCAAATGTTGTGTTTAAACCGTGAAAAATAGAACGGACTATGGCCAAGTTTGTGTTCTGTTCATTTTTGCATCGCCCAAATCCAGAGCATTCATGAATACCTTTAAAAATCAATAGACCATCCCATGAATAAAAAACGACAAGGGCCCAACAATCAAGTTGCGGTGTATATTGTTTAGAAGTAGCCCACGATAGCCGGACCAATTTGTTGATCAGCCCCATTTATCCAATGTGGATCCCATTCGAATTAAACCGATAAGAAACACATAGAATGTCTGCTGTTTTGACGTTAGAAATCACAGCATATTAATTTATCAAAATACGATCTGTGGCTCAAAATATAAACTAATTTTGCTCGGTTTAAATTTTTTGTCTATTATAAGTAAATATCGTTTTGGATGGATCAACTAATACTCTATGCTGGGTTTTTAATCGCTGCCTATGCAGTTATTGCAAACGATGTTATACAGACCTTGGGGACGTTTATAGCCTCTAACACAAAAATAAAATGGTGGTATCTTTGGGCATTCGCTGGATTCATACTTACGGCAACCATTCTTTATGGTTGGTACGCGAATACAGGGGATGTATCTTATGGTAGGTTATCCGAAATTCCCTTGCCCCATCCTTTGCCGTGGTGGTATCTTTTGGCTCCCATTTCTTTATTGATCATTACCCGTATCGGTATTCCGGTCAGTACTACATTTATGATACTGAGCATATTCTCCTCCGGACAGCTTATTGAGAAAATGATTCTTAAATCTATCTTTGGTTACTCGTTGGCCTTTGTGGCTGCATTGGTCCTATATCTTGTGATATCGAGGAAATTTGAATCCAAAGCATCCATTCGTTTGATGGACAAAAAGAAGCAAAGGAGATACTGGCTGGTCGCACAATGGTTTTCTACCGGTTTTTTGTGGTCTCAATGGCTAATACAGGATTTTGCCAACATCTATGTCTTTTTACCCAGACAGTTGGGAGTAAACGAACTTCTTGTATCCCTTGGGGTCATCCTTTTGATTATGGCCTATATATTCCGTGTAAAGGGGGGTAAGATACAAGAAATCGTCAATCAAAAATCGAACACCCAACATATACGGTCGGCTACCATCATAGATGCCTGCTATGGGTTGTTGTTGTACTTCTTCACTTCACTCAATAATGTTCCTATGAGTACCACTTGGACTTTTATAGGAATTTTGGCCGGTAGGGAAATTGCTATCAGCTATCTTATGCATAAAAAGGAAATGAAAAACACTTACCGATTAATAATCAAAGACTTTGCAAAGGTCAACATAGGACTAATGGTAAGTATTTTGATTGCCTATCTTATTCAGTTTTTTAAGGATTAATGTATTAGAATTATGTTCCTTACAAATTTTGGATAGTTGCCAAATTACGGCTGTCGGTTTTGTTTTCTGGAAAGATGGGCCATAATTCTAAAAATAGAATCCCTTGTTATAAGGCTTTCCCCTAAAAAAAGGAAACATCGTACAAATGGGAAAATCAATAAAGCTTTAAATAGGCTGCTTTAGCTCACGATATCGAAAATTATAAGCTAGTGCATAGGGTTACTTATTTTAACGGGTGTTTTTTCTCCATTTTGTAGGTAGGCTACACTTTCTAAAGACATTTTGGGCAAAAATACGGAAATAGAAGTCATAAAAAAACGGATTGGCAGTAACCAATCCGTTGATTTTTATAAACTTAAGTCTTGTAGCGAGAACGAGAGTTGAACTCGTGACCTCCGGGTTATGAATCCGACGCTCTAACCAACTGAGCTACCTCGCCATGCCGTTTTTAACGGGTGCAAATATAAAGTTAATTTTCTGTCCTATCCAAATTAGATTGCTAAAAATATTATCTCGGTTTTATTTTTTAATCATTTATAAATATATATATTGTCCGCCATAAACACTATTTAGAATGAGCGATAAAACAAAATTTGAAGTTGAATTTGTAATTCAATCCTCTCCACAACTACTATATCAATATATATCTACCCCCTCAGGACTTTCCGAATGGTTCGCAGACAACGTAAATTCCAGAGGAGAAATGTTCAATTTTATTTGGGACGGCTCTGAAGAGCAGGCAAAATTATTAAAGCGCAAGAGCGATGAATTTGTAAAGTTTACTTGGGTAGCGGAAGAAGATGATAGTTTTTTTGAAATGCGGATTATAGTAGACGAAATAACTAAGGATGTTTCCTTGTTTATTACAGATTTTGCAGATGAGGATGAAGTAGACGAAGCTAAAATGCTTTGGGAGAACCAAGTATCCAGTTTAAAGCAGGTTTTAGGTTCGGCCTAATCCATTAATGGAATAAAATGTATCTTTGGCCTTGATTTTTCAAGGCTTTTTTTATGGTTAATTTTAACGGAAACCTACTTTCTAAAAACACATCTTACCTTAATCACGAAAATAGGGGACTGCGCTATGGCGATGCCCTGTTCGAGTCCATCAGGGTAGTAAACGGAAAAATATTCTTTTGGGAGGACCACTATCTTAGGCTTATGGCCTCTATGCGGATCTTGAGAATGGAAATTCCTATGAATTTTACCATGGAATTTTTGGAAGAACAGTTATTGGCCTGCGTGGAAGCCAACGGCCTGTTGGAGAAACCTGCCCGGATACGATTTACCGTATTTAGAAATAATGGCGGTCTATACCTGCCACAGACCAATGACGTATCCTATATTATTGAAGCCAACTCTTTGGATTCCCCCTTTTTTACTCTTAATAGCGATGCCTATGAAGTGGAACTTTTTAAGGACTTTTATGTTAACGCGGATATGCTTTCTACCTTAAAGACGAATAATAAGGCAATCAACGTTGTAGGGAGTATTTTTGCTTCCGAAAATGGTTACCAGAACTGTCTGTTGCTAAACCAGGAAAAAAGGGTAGTGGAAGCACTTAATGGCAATCTCTTTTTGGTAAAGGACCAACATATTAAAACCCCGTCCCTAAAAGACGGTTGCTTAAACGGAATTGTGCGCAAGAAGCTAATCGGTATTTTAGGTTCGTTGGACAAGTACCAATTTGAGGAAGCTTTTATTTCTCCCTTCGAGCTGCAAAAAGCGGATGAGCTGTTCATAACCAATGCAATCACAGGTATTCAGCCCATTACAAAATATAGAAAGAAGGGGTACGAAACTAAGGTGGCAGCCGATTTATTGGGCAAGCTAAACGCTGCTGCAAGGTTGAACTAAATATATAAGTTTAATTTAGGTTAGGGTTTTCAGGGGCATTGGACCATATCAGGTAATTGCCTCCCAATTCCATCATTTTTTCTTTCCAAAAAGCATTGGAAGATTTTTGGATAATGGCACTTTCATAGACATTTTTTACCACGACCCAAGATTTTGAATGCAATTCCTGATCCAATTGAAGGGAAGACCAACCGGAATATCCCAAAAAGAAGCGGATATCGTTTTCAGAAATCACCTTATTATTGATCAGGTCCACAATAGAACCAAAATCTCCGCCCCAATAGATTCCGTCGGATATTTCAATACTATTTTCTATGAGTTGTGGAACCTTGTGGATAAAATAAAGATTGTCCTGTTCTACAGGCCCCCCATTATAGACCTGAAAAGGGATATCTATTTCGGTTACCAGATCATTTATACTATAGTCCAAAGGCTTATTAAGTATAAAACCAACAGACCCTTCATGGTTGTGCTCCGCCAACAGGACTATAGACCTGTTAAAGGAAACATCACCTGAAAGTGTAGGCTCAGCAATAAGGAGTTTGCCTTTTTTTGGCTTTTCAGCAACCATATTGTTTGTTCTAGTATCTCTAAAATAAAACAAATCTGTTAATCTGAAAAGTGTTTTGTACAAAAAAAGCACTTCCTGTTAAAGAAGTGCTTTCTATGTATAATAATA is from Arenibacter algicola and encodes:
- a CDS encoding START-like domain-containing protein, translating into MSDKTKFEVEFVIQSSPQLLYQYISTPSGLSEWFADNVNSRGEMFNFIWDGSEEQAKLLKRKSDEFVKFTWVAEEDDSFFEMRIIVDEITKDVSLFITDFADEDEVDEAKMLWENQVSSLKQVLGSA
- a CDS encoding aminotransferase class IV; this encodes MVNFNGNLLSKNTSYLNHENRGLRYGDALFESIRVVNGKIFFWEDHYLRLMASMRILRMEIPMNFTMEFLEEQLLACVEANGLLEKPARIRFTVFRNNGGLYLPQTNDVSYIIEANSLDSPFFTLNSDAYEVELFKDFYVNADMLSTLKTNNKAINVVGSIFASENGYQNCLLLNQEKRVVEALNGNLFLVKDQHIKTPSLKDGCLNGIVRKKLIGILGSLDKYQFEEAFISPFELQKADELFITNAITGIQPITKYRKKGYETKVAADLLGKLNAAARLN
- a CDS encoding YqgE/AlgH family protein, yielding MVAEKPKKGKLLIAEPTLSGDVSFNRSIVLLAEHNHEGSVGFILNKPLDYSINDLVTEIDIPFQVYNGGPVEQDNLYFIHKVPQLIENSIEISDGIYWGGDFGSIVDLINNKVISENDIRFFLGYSGWSSLQLDQELHSKSWVVVKNVYESAIIQKSSNAFWKEKMMELGGNYLIWSNAPENPNLN